In Piliocolobus tephrosceles isolate RC106 chromosome 12, ASM277652v3, whole genome shotgun sequence, one DNA window encodes the following:
- the HMGN5 gene encoding high mobility group nucleosome-binding domain-containing protein 5: MPKRKAAGQGDMRQEPKRRSARLSAMRVPFTPEVTPKRTSSSRKMKTRSDMMEENIDKSAQAVAETKQEAVVEEDYNENAKNGEAKITEAPASEKEIVEVKEENTEDATEKGGEKKEAVAAEVKNEKEDQKEDEEDQNKEEKGEAGKEDKDEEGKEDGKEDKNGNEKGKDGKEEDAKEKEDGKKGEDGKGNGEDGKEKGEGEKEEEDRKETGDRKANEDGKEKGDKKEEKDVKVKEDEKEREDGKEDEGGNEEEAGKEKEDEKEEEGKEKDEIKEEDGKIEEPQSIV, encoded by the exons ATGCGTGTACCCTTTACACCAGAGGTAACGCCTAAAAGAACATCAAGTTCAAGG aaaatgaagacaagaaGTGATATGatggaagaaaacatagataaAAGTGCCCAAGCAGTTGCTGAAACCAAGCAAGAAGCAGTTGTTGAAGAAGACTACAATGAAAATGCTAAAAATGGAGAAGCCAAAATTACAGAG GCGCCagcttctgaaaaagaaattgtggaagtaaaagaagaaaatactgaagatgccacagagaagggaggagaaaagaaagaagcagtaGCAGcagaagtaaaaaatgaaaaagaagatcagaaagaagatgaagaagatcaaaacaaagaagagaaaggggaagctggaaaagaagacaaggatgaagaagggaaagaagatggaaaagaggataaaaatggaaatgagaaaggaaaagatggaaaagaggaagatgcaaaagagaaagaagatggaaaaaaagGTGAAGACGGAAAAGGAAATGGAGaagatggaaaagagaaaggagaaggtgaaaaagaggaagaagatagaaaagaaacaggagataGAAAAGCGAATGAAGATGGAAAAGAGAAGGGagataaaaaggaagagaaagatgtaaaagtcaaagaagatgaaaaagagagagaagatggaaAAGAAGATGAAGgtggaaatgaggaagaagctggaaaagagaaagaagatgaaaaagaagaagaaggaaaagagaaagatgagatCAAAGAAGAAGATGGAAAAATAGAGGAGCCGCAGAGTATTGTTTAA